The Sander lucioperca isolate FBNREF2018 chromosome 15, SLUC_FBN_1.2, whole genome shotgun sequence genome window below encodes:
- the fam98a gene encoding protein FAM98A — protein sequence MENDILVSLEDLGYQGPLLEEGALDSAVSRGAASPEFTKLCAWIVSELRLYCKLEENVHATNCSSEAEGFQLEMSGLLSELACPYSILTSGDITQRFLNRTDCLLLITFLVSDLEASRMILVNKPEKKTQDSGSPMFQELKGICMALGMSKPPANITMFQFFSGIEKKLKEAISRVPPNHVGEPLMKKALGPVHLEKIEAINQALVNEYDVRRKMLLKRLDVTVQSFGWSDRAKTHAEKLAKVYKPLRSALGTKSKISSAHLLAARQDFSKILRTSSGKIREKTACAINKVLMGRVPDRGGRPCEIEPPPPEMPSWQKRQDAPQGGGHYGGSGHGGGRGGYDHYSQGGRGGYERGGGGGHGDRGGRGGGGRGGKVQGGWVDGGGGGRGGYNQGHYQDAGGHQGGGGRGGYGGGGNNQGGFQDPGYHGGGGGGGSHDNYQKDAGWHQERGGGRGGRGGRGRGGRGGGGGGGGAGQGGGWGGRGGQNFNQGGQFEQFFQHGGQHYNQAGFNQGRQYTS from the exons ATGGAGAATGACATCCTCGTCTCTCTTGAAGATTTAGG GTACCAAGGCCCTCTGTTGGAGGAAGGAGCTCTGGATTCTGCTGTGAGCAGAGGAGCAGCTTCCCCTGAGTTTACTAAGCTTTGTGCCTGGATAGTCTCAGAGCTTAGACTCTACTGCAAGCTGGAAGAGAATGTCCACGCCACTAACT GTTCGAGCGAGGCAGAGGGCTTCCAGCTGGAGATGAGTGGCCTGCTGTCAGAGCTCGCCTGTCCTTACTCTATCCTCACCAGTGGAGACATCACCCAGAGGTTCCTCAACAGGACCGACTGTCTGCTGCTCATTA CCTTTCTGGTGTCTGACTTGGAGGCGTCAAGGATGATCCTGGTAAATAAGCCTGAAAAGAAAACCCAGGATTCAGGCAGCCCCATGTTCCAGGAACTGAAGGGCATCTGCATGGCACTGGGCATGTCCAAGCCTCCAGCAAACATCACCATGTTCCAGTTCTTCAGTGGAATTGAGAAGAAG CTGAAAGAGGCCATAAGTAGAGTCCCACCAAATCACGTAGGAGAGCCTTTGATGAAGAAGGCCCTTGGACCTGTGCACTTg GAAAAAATTGAAGCTATAAACCAAGCACTTGTAAATGAGTATGACGTGAGAAGAAAAATGTTGTTGAAACGTCTTGATGTGACCGTGCAGTCTTTTGGTTGGTCTGACAGAGCAAAG ACGCATGCTGAAAAGTTGGCCAAAGTTTACAAGCCACTCCGTTCTGCTCTTGGCACCAAAAGTAAAATCTCTTCTGCCCACCTTCTTGCTGCTCGACAAGACTTCTCCAAGATCCTACGTACAAGCAGTGGCAAGATAAGAGAGAAGACTGCTTGTGCCATAAATAAG GTTCTAATGGGCCGAGTGCCAGACAGGGGAGGCCGACCCTGTGAGATCGAGCCTCCTCCCCCAGAGATGCCCTCCTGGCAGAAGCGTCAGGATGCTCCCCAGGGCGGAGGACACTATGGTGGGAGTGGGCATGGAGGCGGCAGAGGGGGCTACGATCACTACTCCCAAGGTGGCCGTGGAGGATATGAgagaggaggcggaggaggacaTGGAGACAGGGGAGGTAGAGGAGGAGGCGGCAGAGGGGGGAAGGTGCAGGGAGGCTGGGTAGacggaggtggaggagggagaggcgGTTACAACCAGGGCCACTATCAAGATGCAGGAGGACATCAGGGGGGAGGAGGGCGAGGTGGTTACGGAGGAGGAGGGAACAACCAAGGAGGCTTCCAGGACCCTGGTTaccatggaggaggaggaggaggaggttccCATGACAATTACCAAAAAGATGCAGGTTGGCATCAGGAGAGAGGCGGCGGTCGAGGAGGTCGTGGGGGTAGGGGAAGAGGAGGCCgaggtggtggtggaggaggaggaggagcaggacaAGGAGGAGGctggggagggagaggggggcaGAATTTTAACCAAGGAGGACAGTTTGAACAGTTCTTCCAACATGGCGGGCAGCACTACAACCAAGCTGGCTTTAATCAAGGCAGACAGTACACTAGTTGA